One genomic segment of Polyangiaceae bacterium includes these proteins:
- a CDS encoding ion channel has protein sequence MIPYLLRAFRRRVLNNPSAPLRVAVALVAVLAYGSTGFLYFEIEANPNLGWDDAVWYAVVTLTTVGYGDFYPQTTGGRFVVAVPLMLFGIGLLGYVLSVAASLLVEAKNKELHGMVTHKLSQHLVIINFPSLGKLERLLDELEGDPSFGKRDVVLIDEDLNELPPELAKREVAFVRGNPTRDETLTRASLDDAAYAVVLSKTPGNPHSDDLSVAVTLAIEARTRSVYTVVECVDYATEELLRKAGCDRIVCTSRFAAHFLSHELLNPGVQEVVEELTSNLRGQQIYVTTYEGKACKLSDLAARFERAGHLVIGVRGEAGARLNPPPDAALAKGDAVISIGSQRVSLS, from the coding sequence ATGATCCCCTACTTGCTGCGCGCGTTTCGGCGGCGGGTGCTGAACAATCCTTCGGCGCCCCTGCGTGTTGCAGTCGCTCTGGTTGCCGTCCTTGCCTACGGTAGTACCGGCTTTCTGTACTTCGAGATCGAGGCCAACCCCAACCTGGGATGGGACGACGCCGTCTGGTACGCGGTCGTCACCCTCACCACCGTGGGCTATGGCGACTTCTATCCTCAAACGACGGGTGGCCGCTTCGTGGTGGCGGTGCCGCTCATGCTCTTTGGCATTGGTCTGCTCGGCTACGTCCTCTCCGTCGCCGCCAGCCTCCTGGTCGAAGCGAAGAACAAGGAGCTTCACGGAATGGTCACGCACAAGCTCAGTCAGCATTTGGTCATCATCAACTTCCCGAGTCTGGGCAAGCTGGAGCGGCTGCTAGACGAGCTGGAGGGGGACCCGAGCTTTGGCAAGCGCGACGTCGTGCTGATCGACGAGGACTTGAACGAGCTGCCACCGGAGCTGGCCAAGCGCGAGGTGGCGTTCGTTCGGGGCAATCCCACGCGGGACGAAACTCTGACGCGGGCCAGCCTGGACGACGCGGCCTACGCCGTGGTGCTCAGCAAGACACCAGGCAATCCTCACTCGGACGACCTGAGTGTCGCGGTAACCCTGGCCATCGAAGCTCGAACGCGCAGCGTCTACACGGTGGTCGAATGCGTGGACTATGCGACGGAGGAACTCTTGCGCAAGGCCGGGTGCGACCGCATCGTATGCACGTCGCGGTTTGCCGCGCATTTCCTCAGCCACGAACTGCTCAACCCCGGTGTGCAAGAGGTGGTGGAGGAACTGACGAGCAATCTGCGCGGGCAGCAGATCTACGTCACGACCTACGAAGGCAAGGCCTGCAAGCTGTCAGACCTCGCCGCGCGCTTCGAGCGCGCCGGGCACCTGGTGATCGGCGTACGCGGTGAAGCCGGGGCTCGCCTCAACCCCCCTCCCGACGCCGCGCTCGCAAAGGGGGATGCGGTGATCAGCATCGGCTCGCAACGCGTTTCCCTGAGCTGA
- a CDS encoding thermonuclease family protein, whose protein sequence is MDRGTKVFWIIIGLLLAASVGFGTRAEDRRRAAQTRGGSLASGDVVELLRVTDGDTVVVKTSDGQEAVVRLLGIKAFDPAPGKDPVAELGRSAVRAIESTAAGRPLRVLLHAMPQDRHGRTIATLIVGEEDLALRLVSRGHALVYPVYPFATLPLYLDAQNRARGQRVGLWANDAATRRAEALIAEWAKRGEE, encoded by the coding sequence GTGGATCGGGGGACGAAAGTCTTTTGGATCATCATCGGATTGCTGCTTGCGGCATCCGTCGGCTTTGGCACTCGTGCCGAGGACCGGCGGCGCGCAGCCCAAACCCGCGGCGGCAGCCTTGCCAGCGGAGACGTGGTGGAGCTGCTGCGCGTCACCGACGGTGACACGGTCGTGGTCAAGACCAGCGATGGGCAAGAAGCCGTGGTTCGGCTGCTCGGTATCAAGGCCTTCGACCCGGCGCCAGGCAAGGACCCCGTCGCGGAGCTGGGTCGAAGCGCGGTGCGCGCAATCGAGTCGACGGCGGCTGGCCGCCCTCTGCGCGTCCTGTTGCACGCCATGCCGCAAGACCGCCACGGCCGCACGATCGCCACGCTGATCGTTGGGGAAGAGGACCTGGCGCTGCGGTTGGTCAGCCGTGGGCACGCCCTCGTCTATCCGGTCTACCCCTTCGCAACGTTGCCGCTGTATCTGGACGCCCAGAATCGAGCACGCGGCCAGCGCGTGGGGCTGTGGGCCAATGACGCCGCGACTCGGCGCGCCGAAGCGCTGATCGCGGAGTGGGCCAAGCGAGGCGAGGAATGA
- a CDS encoding serine/threonine-protein kinase, with protein MTALEAGIGGSFEVRSGVRLGRYEILLGIAEGGMARVWAAKQHGQRGFSKVVAIKTILPALASDPDFEAMFLDEARVAAGVHHPNVCEIFDLGEEHGVLYIAMEWVNGESLARIFKPARKDGQRGTAMPVDYRVAARIIADAAAGLHSAHQLKGEQGEPLNVVHRDVSPQNILVGVNGTVKVTDFGVAKALGTSHEATAAGQIKGKAAYMAPEQAGGGKLDRRSDVFALGICLYEVTTGARPFSGENQVAVLKALLSGAFAAPRELVPDYPPELEAIVLKAMNINPDARFATADEMRVALEEYLAHSGSIVTETQVAELVRARVGSVVDQRSQLIRDRTRNSARSPEASFAPAADGSSSKISNPSASAIRAVQPTTSPSGPSSVSGPTFYPTPQPLVVTEKDTTARTALIGIGIGVVVFVLAGAGIFLLRGRGATPPQAAAATVNQPAALPPAPTASAVAKPVATASAKIKIVALSPKAGVVFELDGKKLDATEPEVDRPASGRVGLLKVSAAGHHTDTLRIDRDTPALLEVMLAKLDEPAPTSADKPRDDKPAPGPTPLEAPKPKKPPKVDIPDNPF; from the coding sequence ATGACAGCGCTGGAGGCCGGGATCGGGGGGAGTTTCGAAGTGCGGTCCGGCGTGCGCCTCGGCCGCTATGAAATCCTGCTGGGTATCGCCGAAGGTGGCATGGCGCGCGTGTGGGCCGCCAAGCAGCACGGACAGCGCGGATTCTCCAAAGTCGTTGCCATCAAGACGATCTTGCCGGCGCTGGCCAGCGACCCCGATTTCGAGGCGATGTTTCTGGACGAGGCGCGCGTCGCAGCCGGGGTGCATCACCCGAACGTCTGTGAGATCTTCGACCTTGGAGAAGAGCACGGCGTGCTCTACATCGCCATGGAGTGGGTCAACGGCGAAAGCTTGGCCCGCATCTTCAAACCTGCGCGCAAAGACGGTCAGCGCGGGACGGCGATGCCCGTGGACTACCGCGTCGCCGCGCGCATCATCGCGGATGCCGCTGCCGGACTTCACTCCGCCCATCAGTTGAAGGGTGAGCAGGGCGAGCCCCTCAACGTCGTACACCGCGACGTGTCGCCCCAGAACATCCTCGTTGGTGTCAACGGCACGGTCAAAGTCACGGACTTCGGCGTGGCCAAGGCCCTGGGCACCAGTCACGAAGCGACCGCGGCTGGACAGATCAAAGGCAAAGCCGCGTACATGGCGCCGGAGCAAGCGGGTGGCGGCAAGCTCGACCGCCGCAGCGACGTGTTCGCCCTCGGGATTTGCCTGTACGAGGTCACGACCGGCGCCCGACCCTTCAGCGGCGAAAACCAAGTAGCGGTGCTCAAGGCCCTCCTTTCCGGCGCGTTTGCCGCTCCTCGGGAACTCGTGCCGGACTACCCGCCTGAGCTCGAAGCCATCGTGCTGAAGGCCATGAACATCAACCCCGACGCCCGTTTCGCCACGGCCGACGAAATGCGCGTGGCGCTGGAAGAGTACCTGGCGCATTCGGGCTCGATCGTCACCGAAACCCAGGTCGCAGAACTCGTGCGCGCGCGCGTGGGTTCGGTCGTCGACCAGCGCTCGCAGCTCATCCGAGATCGCACCAGGAACAGCGCGCGCAGTCCGGAAGCGTCCTTTGCACCCGCTGCGGATGGTTCGAGTTCGAAGATCTCGAACCCCAGTGCGAGCGCGATTCGAGCGGTCCAACCCACGACCTCCCCCAGCGGGCCATCATCGGTCTCTGGGCCTACGTTCTATCCCACTCCGCAGCCGCTGGTGGTGACGGAGAAGGACACCACCGCGCGCACCGCGCTGATTGGGATCGGCATCGGCGTGGTCGTCTTCGTGCTGGCCGGCGCCGGCATCTTCTTGCTGCGTGGCCGTGGTGCGACGCCGCCCCAGGCAGCTGCGGCCACGGTCAACCAACCGGCAGCGCTGCCGCCCGCGCCTACCGCCAGCGCTGTCGCGAAGCCGGTCGCGACCGCGAGCGCGAAGATAAAGATCGTCGCTCTCAGCCCGAAGGCCGGCGTGGTGTTCGAACTGGACGGCAAGAAGCTCGACGCCACAGAGCCGGAGGTCGATCGCCCGGCGAGCGGAAGAGTGGGGCTACTCAAGGTGAGCGCCGCAGGCCACCACACGGACACCCTGCGCATCGACCGCGATACCCCGGCGTTGCTGGAGGTCATGCTCGCCAAGTTGGACGAACCTGCCCCGACCTCCGCAGACAAGCCCCGCGATGACAAGCCTGCGCCTGGGCCCACGCCTCTCGAAGCGCCGAAGCCGAAAAAGCCGCCGAAGGTAGACATTCCGGACAACCCCTTCTGA